A portion of the Streptomyces platensis genome contains these proteins:
- a CDS encoding YxD-tail cyclophane-containing RiPP peptide, whose product MATTPRTEPAVAAPPGPSAERLPDFAGVDVGVLAARTGHAVLGEVAALLLRNWPSAEDAVAYYEDGPEKVLH is encoded by the coding sequence GTGGCGACTACCCCCCGCACCGAACCGGCTGTGGCCGCCCCGCCGGGGCCGTCGGCCGAGCGGCTGCCGGACTTTGCCGGGGTTGACGTGGGCGTTCTGGCGGCACGGACCGGCCATGCGGTGCTGGGCGAGGTGGCGGCGCTGCTGCTGCGCAACTGGCCGTCGGCGGAGGACGCCGTCGCCTATTACGAGGACGGTCCGGAGAAGGTCTTGCACTGA
- a CDS encoding FxsB family cyclophane-forming radical SAM/SPASM peptide maturase — translation MAGEKTGPTAVVPFRQFVLKVHSRCNLACTYCYIYAGPDRSWRARPPTVPAATMRQTALRIAEHARTHRLREVRIDLHGGEPLLTGPGPLLAQAAAVRAALPAGCTAAFGVQTNGTLLTRDMIDTLAAAGFRLGLSLDGGTPGLNRRRIDHAGRPSWPAVSRAVRLLHDRPEVFAGILCTIDITAAPGEVYDSLRALDPPMVDFLLPHANWTSPPPAPLGPAGRTPYGDWLCTAFDLWWDGGPGPRVRVFTEILGLLLGRPSSSEAVGLSPVVALVVDTDGAIEQVDSLKSTYEGAAATGLDVFHHTFDDALAHPGMAARRSGRDGLGAQCRGCALVEVCGGGNYAHRYRADTGGFTNPSVYCADLERLIRHIAARLNATVALN, via the coding sequence GTGGCGGGGGAGAAGACCGGCCCGACCGCTGTCGTGCCCTTCCGGCAGTTCGTACTCAAGGTCCACAGCCGCTGCAACCTCGCCTGCACCTACTGCTACATCTACGCCGGCCCGGACCGCAGCTGGCGCGCGCGCCCGCCGACCGTCCCGGCCGCCACCATGCGGCAGACCGCCCTGCGGATCGCCGAACACGCCCGCACCCACCGGCTGCGCGAGGTCCGGATCGATCTGCACGGCGGCGAGCCGCTGCTCACCGGCCCCGGACCGCTGCTGGCCCAGGCAGCCGCGGTCCGCGCCGCGCTGCCCGCCGGCTGCACCGCCGCATTCGGGGTACAGACCAACGGGACGCTGCTCACCCGGGACATGATCGACACCCTCGCCGCCGCCGGGTTCCGGCTCGGCCTCAGCCTCGACGGCGGCACCCCCGGCCTCAACCGCCGCCGTATCGACCACGCCGGGCGGCCCTCCTGGCCCGCGGTCTCCCGCGCCGTACGCCTGCTCCACGACCGGCCCGAGGTCTTCGCCGGCATCCTGTGCACCATCGACATCACCGCCGCCCCCGGCGAGGTCTACGACTCGCTGCGCGCCCTGGACCCCCCGATGGTCGACTTCCTCCTCCCGCACGCCAACTGGACCAGCCCGCCGCCCGCCCCCCTCGGTCCGGCCGGCCGCACCCCGTACGGCGACTGGCTGTGCACCGCCTTCGACCTGTGGTGGGACGGCGGCCCCGGCCCCCGCGTACGGGTCTTCACCGAAATCCTCGGCCTCCTCCTGGGCCGCCCCAGCTCCAGCGAGGCGGTCGGGCTCTCCCCGGTCGTCGCCCTGGTCGTCGACACCGACGGCGCCATCGAACAGGTCGACTCGCTCAAATCGACCTACGAGGGCGCCGCCGCCACCGGCCTCGACGTCTTCCACCACACCTTCGACGACGCCCTGGCACACCCCGGCATGGCCGCCCGCCGGAGCGGCCGGGACGGCCTCGGCGCACAGTGCCGCGGCTGCGCCCTGGTGGAGGTGTGCGGCGGCGGCAACTACGCCCACCGCTATCGCGCGGACACCGGCGGCTTCACCAACCCGTCCGTCTACTGCGCCGACCTGGAGCGCCTGATCCGGCACATCGCGGCCCGCCTGAACGCCACGGTCGCGCTCAACTGA